A region of Carboxydocella sporoproducens DSM 16521 DNA encodes the following proteins:
- the nifE gene encoding nitrogenase iron-molybdenum cofactor biosynthesis protein NifE, whose amino-acid sequence MALNCKNILLPDREKQICYQRKDKEADVVCDVNSLAGALSQRGCVYCGARVVLNPITDAAHLVHGPIGCAAYTWDIRGSLTSGPDLYRNSFSTDMQEKDVIFGGEAKLAGALRGIIRDYRPQAVFVYATCIAGIIGDDLQAVCKQIQAETGIRVIPVQSEGFMGNKSAGYRAACDALLKLIGTHPAPPPVSPLSINILGEFNLAGELWVIKNYLEALGIEVVSTLTGDGRVDEIARAHTAKLNVVQCAGSMTYLARKMKEKYGIPYLQVSFAGLQDTEQALMDIAQFFASQDEEIVYRARRFCIKQRDLITWELQQYKQMLKGKKAAVYMGGAFKTISLIKMFRDLGMEVVIAGSQTGKAEEYKQIQRELGDTGVIIDDAGALELSAFLAEFQPDVLVGGVKERPLAYKAGKGFVDFNHERKKSFAGYEGMLNFAREVAATVLSPVWSQLVTAARMTRSDVYG is encoded by the coding sequence ATGGCATTAAACTGTAAAAATATCCTGCTGCCTGACCGGGAAAAACAAATCTGCTACCAGCGTAAGGATAAGGAAGCAGATGTTGTTTGTGATGTAAATTCCCTGGCAGGGGCTTTAAGTCAGAGAGGGTGTGTCTATTGTGGCGCCAGAGTGGTATTAAACCCAATAACTGATGCGGCTCATCTGGTTCACGGGCCAATAGGCTGTGCTGCTTACACCTGGGATATTCGTGGCAGTCTAACCTCCGGACCGGATTTGTATCGTAACAGTTTTTCCACCGATATGCAGGAAAAAGATGTGATTTTCGGCGGGGAAGCCAAATTGGCGGGGGCTTTGCGCGGAATAATTCGCGATTACCGGCCACAGGCAGTATTTGTTTATGCTACTTGTATTGCCGGAATCATTGGCGATGATTTGCAGGCCGTCTGCAAGCAAATTCAAGCTGAAACAGGAATTCGTGTTATTCCGGTGCAGTCAGAAGGATTTATGGGCAACAAATCAGCAGGGTACCGGGCAGCCTGTGACGCCTTATTGAAACTGATCGGCACCCACCCTGCTCCTCCCCCTGTTTCACCCTTAAGTATCAACATTTTAGGAGAGTTTAATCTCGCCGGAGAACTCTGGGTGATCAAAAACTATCTTGAGGCTCTGGGAATAGAGGTGGTTAGCACACTCACTGGAGATGGCCGGGTAGATGAGATTGCCCGCGCTCATACGGCGAAATTAAATGTTGTTCAGTGTGCCGGATCAATGACCTACCTTGCCAGGAAAATGAAAGAAAAATACGGTATTCCTTATCTTCAAGTAAGTTTTGCCGGGTTGCAGGATACAGAACAAGCGTTGATGGATATTGCTCAGTTTTTCGCCAGCCAGGATGAGGAAATCGTATATCGTGCCCGTCGTTTTTGTATAAAACAAAGAGATTTAATCACCTGGGAATTACAACAATACAAGCAGATGCTTAAAGGCAAAAAAGCAGCAGTTTATATGGGAGGAGCATTTAAAACCATCTCTTTAATTAAAATGTTCCGGGATCTGGGAATGGAAGTTGTTATCGCTGGTTCTCAGACGGGGAAAGCTGAGGAATACAAGCAAATTCAGCGTGAGCTTGGAGACACAGGAGTAATAATTGATGATGCTGGAGCCCTGGAGTTATCCGCTTTTTTAGCTGAATTTCAGCCTGATGTTCTTGTTGGAGGTGTTAAAGAACGACCTCTGGCCTATAAGGCGGGTAAGGGGTTTGTGGATTTTAACCATGAACGGAAGAAAAGTTTTGCCGGCTATGAGGGTATGCTCAATTTTGCCCGTGAAGTTGCAGCAACTGTGCTCAGCCCGGTCTGGTCCCAGCTGGTAACTGCTGCCCGGATGACAAGGAGTGATGTCTATGGCTGA